In Alkalihalobacterium alkalinitrilicum, a genomic segment contains:
- a CDS encoding 3-hydroxyacyl-CoA dehydrogenase yields the protein MNLQETIAVVTGGASGLGEATVRNIVSNGGKAAILDLSEENGRHLVEELGESVIFVKTNVTDESSVQNALNEAKQKFGSYNAVVNCAGIGLAQKTVSRNQAHDLNDFVKVINVNLIGTFNVIRLAAEQMVSNEPNDKGERGVIINTASVAAFDGQIGQAAYSASKGGIVGMTLPIARDLAKSGIRVVTIAPGLFETPLFNTLSEEARIALGKQVPFPSRLGVPTEYGQLAQAIIENPMLNGETIRLDGAIRMQPK from the coding sequence ATGAATTTACAAGAAACAATTGCAGTTGTAACAGGGGGAGCTTCAGGATTAGGAGAAGCTACTGTAAGAAATATTGTATCAAATGGTGGAAAAGCCGCAATTTTAGATTTGTCTGAAGAAAACGGTAGACACCTGGTTGAGGAGTTAGGGGAAAGTGTCATTTTTGTGAAGACAAATGTAACGGACGAATCGAGTGTTCAAAATGCACTAAATGAAGCTAAGCAAAAGTTTGGAAGCTACAATGCAGTCGTAAACTGTGCAGGTATCGGTCTAGCACAAAAGACAGTTAGCCGTAATCAAGCACATGATTTAAACGACTTTGTGAAAGTGATTAATGTAAACCTCATTGGTACATTTAACGTGATTCGTCTAGCTGCTGAACAAATGGTATCAAATGAGCCAAATGACAAAGGTGAGCGTGGGGTTATCATTAATACAGCATCTGTTGCTGCATTTGATGGTCAAATTGGTCAAGCTGCGTATAGTGCTTCAAAAGGTGGCATTGTCGGTATGACGTTACCAATTGCACGCGACCTTGCGAAAAGTGGTATTCGTGTCGTTACGATTGCACCAGGTTTATTTGAAACACCATTATTTAATACGTTATCAGAAGAAGCAAGAATTGCTTTAGGTAAACAAGTTCCATTCCCATCAAGATTAGGTGTTCCAACAGAATATGGCCAATTAGCACAAGCGATTATTGAAAATCCAATGTTAAATGGCGAAACAATCCGTTTAGATGGTGCGATTCGTATGCAACCGAAATAA
- a CDS encoding EthD domain-containing protein, producing MFKIIYCLRRLPHLTHEEFDQYWREIHGPLVKKHAEVLRIRRYIQQPSIENVKIQEKIRATRNTEIADYDGVAELWWDSLEDHAEPRRSQEGVAAADALLEDEKRFIDLSRSRIWYATEREIIS from the coding sequence ATGTTTAAAATTATTTATTGTTTACGCCGATTACCACACTTAACTCACGAGGAATTTGACCAATATTGGAGAGAGATACATGGGCCTCTTGTAAAGAAACATGCTGAAGTATTAAGGATTCGTCGATACATTCAACAGCCATCTATTGAAAATGTAAAAATTCAAGAGAAAATTCGTGCTACTCGTAATACTGAAATTGCAGATTATGATGGTGTAGCTGAATTATGGTGGGATAGCTTAGAGGATCACGCGGAGCCGCGACGTTCCCAAGAGGGTGTAGCAGCTGCCGACGCACTATTAGAAGATGAAAAACGATTTATTGATCTTTCACGTTCGCGTATATGGTACGCTACAGAACGAGAGATTATTTCTTGA
- a CDS encoding thiolase family protein — MREVVIVEAVRTPVGKRKGVLSTVRPDDMAAKVLKELVNRAGIDPASVEDVIMGCVSQVEEQGLNIARTAVLQADFPISVPGTTIDRQCGSGQQAVHFATQAIASGDMEIVIAGGVESMSRIPMGATRKNSDWSEEVTSRYEMIHQGLSAERISEKWGYSRTQLDEFSLESHRRAIQAQEEGRFDREIMPLEVTLEDGTKTVVTQDEGPRKGTSLEKLGSLKPAFTEDGVIHAGNASQMSDGSAAILLMSKDKALELGLKPRFRVVARQVVGSDPTLMLTGPIEATKQVLNKAGLTIEDIDLYEVNEAFAPVPMCWLDEIKADPAKLNSNGGAIALGHPLGASGARVMITLMHELERTGGRFGLQAICEGGGMANATIIERI; from the coding sequence ATGCGTGAAGTAGTAATTGTAGAGGCAGTTCGAACACCTGTAGGAAAAAGAAAAGGGGTATTGAGTACGGTTCGCCCTGATGATATGGCAGCGAAAGTATTAAAAGAGTTAGTTAATCGTGCTGGAATTGACCCTGCATCAGTTGAAGATGTTATTATGGGGTGTGTTTCTCAAGTTGAGGAACAAGGATTAAATATTGCTCGTACTGCCGTCTTACAGGCTGACTTTCCGATTAGTGTTCCAGGTACTACAATAGATCGCCAATGTGGATCTGGACAACAAGCTGTTCACTTTGCTACACAAGCGATTGCTAGTGGAGATATGGAAATCGTCATAGCTGGTGGTGTTGAAAGCATGTCTCGTATACCAATGGGAGCAACTCGTAAAAATTCCGATTGGAGTGAAGAAGTAACTTCTCGATACGAAATGATTCACCAAGGATTATCAGCTGAGCGGATTAGTGAGAAATGGGGTTATAGCCGTACACAATTAGATGAGTTTTCACTTGAAAGTCATCGTCGTGCCATTCAAGCGCAAGAAGAAGGACGCTTTGATCGTGAAATCATGCCGTTAGAAGTAACTCTTGAAGATGGGACAAAAACGGTTGTGACACAAGATGAAGGTCCTCGTAAAGGTACATCTCTTGAAAAGTTAGGCTCATTAAAACCTGCATTTACTGAAGATGGCGTTATTCATGCTGGGAATGCTAGTCAAATGAGCGATGGTTCTGCGGCCATTTTACTAATGTCAAAAGATAAAGCACTTGAATTAGGGCTTAAGCCAAGGTTCCGTGTTGTTGCTCGTCAAGTGGTCGGTTCAGATCCGACATTAATGTTAACAGGACCTATTGAAGCAACGAAACAAGTACTTAATAAAGCTGGCCTTACAATAGAAGATATCGACTTATATGAGGTAAATGAAGCATTTGCACCTGTTCCGATGTGCTGGTTAGATGAGATTAAAGCAGACCCAGCAAAATTAAATTCAAACGGTGGAGCAATTGCTTTAGGTCATCCATTAGGTGCTAGTGGAGCTCGTGTCATGATTACTTTAATGCATGAGTTAGAAAGAACAGGTGGACGTTTTGGCCTTCAAGCGATTTGTGAAGGTGGCGGCATGGCCAACGCAACAATCATTGAAAGAATTTAA
- a CDS encoding quinone oxidoreductase family protein has translation MKAIIVEKFGGPEVLEYKTIEKPVIEPHEVLIRVSATGVNFADTAARQGKYHGSGKPPFIPGLDAAGVIEEVGSEVQNLKVGQRVISFVHKGSYAEYIAADEKLTYVLPNNVDFDTAAAAPIVSFTSYKLLADVARVQRGETVLIHAAAGGVGTTAIQLAKLLGAGTVIGTVSNENKIATALEAGADHVICYENENFVEKVNQVTGGEGADIILDSISGSIAERSLECLAYYGRLVTFGHAGGIPANIKTSDLHSSCRSVLGFSLGTTRNKRPHLLQETANHVLGLLADRQLTMKIGHRFSLKDAAKAHELIESRKSIGKILIDLR, from the coding sequence ATGAAAGCAATAATAGTAGAAAAGTTTGGTGGTCCTGAAGTATTGGAATATAAAACCATTGAAAAACCGGTAATTGAACCACATGAAGTGTTAATTCGAGTATCAGCAACAGGGGTTAACTTTGCTGATACAGCAGCAAGACAAGGGAAATATCATGGGTCTGGCAAACCTCCTTTCATACCAGGATTAGACGCTGCTGGTGTAATTGAAGAAGTAGGGTCAGAAGTCCAAAACTTGAAAGTAGGTCAACGTGTAATTTCATTTGTTCATAAAGGTTCTTATGCAGAATATATAGCTGCAGACGAAAAACTCACCTATGTCCTTCCAAACAATGTTGATTTTGATACTGCTGCTGCGGCACCTATTGTTTCATTTACTTCCTACAAACTTCTTGCCGATGTGGCTAGAGTCCAACGTGGTGAAACGGTTCTCATACATGCTGCAGCAGGAGGAGTTGGTACAACTGCCATTCAATTAGCAAAACTATTAGGCGCTGGTACAGTGATTGGTACAGTAAGCAATGAAAATAAAATAGCGACAGCATTGGAAGCTGGGGCTGATCATGTTATCTGTTATGAAAATGAAAACTTCGTAGAAAAAGTAAATCAGGTTACAGGTGGTGAAGGAGCTGATATCATTCTAGACTCTATTTCAGGTTCAATAGCTGAGAGAAGTTTAGAGTGTCTCGCATATTATGGAAGGTTAGTCACTTTTGGGCATGCAGGTGGTATCCCAGCAAACATTAAAACAAGCGATTTGCATTCAAGCTGCCGTTCCGTTCTCGGTTTTAGTTTAGGAACTACTAGAAATAAACGACCGCATCTTTTGCAAGAAACGGCCAATCATGTGCTCGGCTTATTAGCAGATCGACAACTTACAATGAAGATTGGACATCGTTTTTCATTAAAAGATGCTGCAAAAGCTCATGAACTTATAGAAAGTAGAAAAAGCATTGGAAAGATATTAATAGATTTACGCTAA
- a CDS encoding enoyl-CoA hydratase/isomerase family protein codes for MGYEGFRYIETNIDEGVAYVTFNNSPINLIDKNLFKELLRIEPLLAKDDSVKVIVFQSKNPDYFLAHFDVTLLDHPHGPVNDIEKAQTLTQFHQLLENFRNMNKVTIAKITGRARGGGSEFVLALDMRFGAIDSTILSQLEIIMGFPPGGGALQRLTKLTGRGRALEILLSGMDYDAVTAEKYGWLNRALPKDELDSFVDNMAKRMASYPPEAIGILKEAFNKVQETTTIDGLLEEAFYFGKALRTPEAKRRIKRFMELGGQTYDRELDLNTMHQDIKIDSK; via the coding sequence ATGGGGTATGAAGGTTTTAGATATATTGAGACGAATATTGACGAAGGTGTTGCTTATGTTACGTTTAATAATTCACCTATTAACTTAATTGATAAAAATCTCTTTAAGGAATTGCTTCGGATCGAACCATTGTTAGCAAAAGACGATAGTGTTAAAGTCATAGTTTTCCAAAGTAAAAATCCAGATTATTTTTTAGCGCATTTTGATGTTACATTATTAGATCATCCACATGGACCAGTTAATGATATAGAGAAAGCTCAAACTTTAACTCAATTTCATCAATTATTAGAAAATTTCCGTAATATGAATAAAGTGACCATAGCAAAAATTACTGGAAGAGCTCGTGGCGGTGGTAGTGAGTTTGTATTAGCTTTAGATATGAGGTTTGGAGCTATTGATAGTACGATACTTTCACAACTTGAAATTATTATGGGGTTTCCACCAGGTGGCGGTGCTTTACAGAGGCTTACAAAACTAACAGGACGTGGACGGGCACTAGAAATATTGTTAAGTGGCATGGACTATGATGCAGTTACAGCCGAAAAATATGGGTGGTTAAATCGAGCACTGCCAAAAGATGAATTGGATTCGTTTGTTGATAATATGGCAAAGCGGATGGCCTCATATCCTCCTGAAGCAATCGGAATATTAAAGGAAGCCTTTAATAAGGTTCAAGAAACAACTACTATTGATGGGTTATTAGAGGAAGCATTTTATTTTGGTAAGGCGTTGAGAACACCTGAAGCCAAAAGACGAATTAAACGTTTTATGGAATTGGGTGGACAAACCTACGATAGAGAATTAGATTTAAACACTATGCATCAAGACATCAAGATTGACTCTAAGTAG
- a CDS encoding acyl-CoA dehydrogenase family protein has protein sequence MSKPYLTEEHEIFRKSLRKYLEKEVIPYFEDWEEERQVPRSYWKQLGEQGFLCPWLDEEYGGMNADFGYSVVLSEELEKVCTGIGGPGLHNDIVMPYINSFGSEEQKQRWLPRSVTGEIISSIAMTEPGTGSDLAAIKTTAVRDGDHYVINGEKTFITNGYSTNFIVVVCKTDPKANPPHKGISLIVVDTIDGEVPGFRKGKKLRKVGQHTADTAELIFEDVRVPVENLLGEEGKGFYYLMEKLQQERLLVAIQSITSAERMLEITIDYVKQRKAFGKQISQFQNTQFKIAEMATQVEIGRTFVDNLIVKHMAGEKIVTEVSMAKWWITDLAKKMSGECMQLHGGYGYMEEYEIARRYRDIPVSTIYAGTNEIMKQIIAKNIGL, from the coding sequence ATGTCTAAACCTTATCTAACCGAAGAACATGAGATTTTTAGAAAGTCATTGAGAAAATATTTAGAAAAAGAAGTGATTCCATACTTCGAAGACTGGGAAGAGGAAAGGCAAGTACCTAGATCATATTGGAAGCAGCTTGGAGAACAAGGATTTTTATGCCCATGGCTTGATGAAGAGTATGGTGGTATGAATGCAGACTTCGGATACTCGGTAGTACTTTCTGAAGAGTTGGAAAAAGTGTGTACTGGTATTGGTGGTCCAGGGCTTCATAATGATATCGTTATGCCATACATCAATTCATTTGGGTCAGAAGAACAAAAACAAAGGTGGTTACCTCGAAGTGTAACTGGTGAAATAATATCTTCGATTGCAATGACTGAGCCAGGGACAGGATCTGATTTAGCAGCAATCAAAACAACTGCTGTTAGAGATGGAGATCATTACGTGATCAATGGTGAAAAAACATTTATTACTAATGGGTACTCAACGAATTTTATCGTTGTTGTATGTAAAACAGACCCTAAAGCAAATCCTCCCCACAAAGGAATTAGTCTCATTGTCGTTGATACAATTGATGGAGAAGTTCCAGGGTTTAGAAAAGGGAAAAAATTAAGAAAAGTGGGTCAACATACAGCAGATACAGCTGAGTTGATTTTCGAAGATGTTCGGGTTCCTGTTGAGAATTTACTTGGTGAAGAAGGTAAAGGTTTTTATTATTTAATGGAGAAATTGCAACAAGAACGTTTATTGGTGGCTATTCAATCTATTACTTCTGCAGAAAGAATGTTAGAGATTACCATTGATTATGTAAAACAAAGAAAAGCGTTTGGAAAGCAAATAAGTCAGTTCCAAAATACACAATTTAAAATTGCTGAAATGGCTACCCAAGTAGAAATAGGACGTACGTTTGTTGATAATCTAATAGTGAAGCATATGGCAGGAGAAAAGATAGTTACTGAGGTTTCTATGGCTAAATGGTGGATTACTGACCTAGCGAAAAAAATGTCTGGGGAATGTATGCAACTCCATGGTGGGTATGGATATATGGAAGAATACGAAATCGCAAGAAGATATCGAGATATTCCAGTCTCGACGATTTATGCAGGAACTAATGAAATAATGAAACAAATCATTGCTAAGAATATTGGCTTATAA
- a CDS encoding long-chain-fatty-acid--CoA ligase, with the protein MNVVDILVQTAERLPEKTAIVFKDQKISYGQVKDLVFKAANGLRASGIGENMHVGLMMTNRPEYVISYFAILAVGAAVVPINPMFKERELVYALNDSESTALIYESHFSNVVINAKEGFITTRTLLAFSGETTPNCEWNKLLDHQPLESFIQRKAEDTAQIIYTSGTTGRPKGAMITHGNVLWMTKTVTDIQETSEKDKVVVVLPLFHAYAKLICLLCPFYKGATSYIEERFIPDSVLELIDREKITFFPGVPTMFTMFVHSPKLKEYDYSSLRIFGSGGASIPVEIIERIKKEIGVEILEGYGQTESTVMITCQPLHGEKVVGSVGVPVPGLELRLVTADDQDVPTGEVGEIIFRGQNAMKGYYNKPDATAETIRDGWVYTGDLGYQDESGNLFIVDRKKDMIIRGGYNVYPREIEEVLYAHPNIIECAVIGEVNDIFGEEIVAYVVTKGEVKEEELSTYCKQSMANYKVPRVFKFIDELPKTTTGKISKVPLRQNDTKRNVK; encoded by the coding sequence ATGAATGTAGTAGATATCCTCGTCCAAACAGCTGAACGGCTACCAGAGAAGACTGCAATTGTCTTTAAAGATCAAAAGATCAGTTATGGACAAGTGAAGGATCTAGTGTTTAAAGCAGCGAATGGTTTAAGAGCAAGTGGAATAGGGGAAAACATGCATGTTGGACTGATGATGACGAATCGTCCTGAATATGTGATTTCTTATTTTGCGATACTAGCTGTTGGAGCAGCAGTAGTCCCTATTAATCCTATGTTTAAAGAACGAGAATTAGTTTATGCATTAAATGACTCTGAATCTACTGCTCTTATTTATGAGAGTCACTTTTCTAATGTTGTAATTAACGCAAAAGAAGGCTTTATAACAACAAGAACACTTTTAGCTTTTAGCGGTGAAACTACTCCAAACTGCGAATGGAATAAGTTATTAGACCATCAGCCGCTAGAAAGCTTTATTCAACGAAAAGCTGAAGATACCGCTCAAATTATTTATACTTCTGGAACAACAGGTCGACCAAAAGGAGCCATGATTACTCATGGTAACGTTTTATGGATGACGAAAACGGTAACAGACATACAAGAAACAAGTGAAAAAGATAAAGTAGTTGTTGTTCTTCCGCTTTTTCATGCCTATGCAAAATTAATCTGTTTATTATGTCCATTTTATAAAGGGGCAACTTCATATATCGAGGAACGTTTTATTCCTGATTCCGTGTTAGAGTTAATTGACCGTGAGAAAATCACGTTCTTTCCTGGTGTACCAACAATGTTTACAATGTTTGTTCACTCACCAAAACTGAAAGAATATGATTATTCTTCATTACGAATATTTGGTTCAGGAGGGGCAAGTATTCCAGTCGAAATTATTGAACGAATAAAAAAAGAGATTGGTGTTGAAATACTTGAAGGCTATGGCCAAACCGAATCAACAGTTATGATTACTTGTCAACCTCTTCATGGGGAAAAAGTAGTCGGTTCAGTCGGTGTCCCTGTTCCTGGTCTTGAATTACGTCTTGTTACTGCTGATGACCAAGATGTCCCAACAGGTGAAGTAGGAGAAATTATTTTCCGTGGTCAGAACGCTATGAAAGGCTATTATAATAAACCAGATGCTACAGCAGAAACGATCCGTGATGGTTGGGTTTATACAGGTGACTTAGGTTATCAGGACGAAAGTGGAAACCTTTTCATAGTCGATCGAAAAAAAGATATGATTATTCGTGGAGGATACAATGTATATCCTCGTGAAATCGAAGAAGTTTTATATGCTCATCCCAATATCATAGAATGTGCCGTAATTGGCGAAGTAAATGATATTTTTGGTGAAGAAATTGTAGCCTATGTTGTCACTAAAGGGGAAGTTAAGGAAGAAGAGCTTTCTACCTATTGCAAACAAAGTATGGCAAATTATAAGGTGCCCCGAGTTTTTAAATTTATTGATGAACTTCCTAAAACAACAACAGGCAAAATATCTAAAGTTCCCCTTAGACAAAATGATACGAAACGGAATGTTAAGTAA
- a CDS encoding sigma 54-interacting transcriptional regulator produces MNSVKKVMTPIDECLFPNNTLTEAIMFMKKTKWNTVPVTNLEGKLIGVFTRSALYQMLLLQVDHSTKIGNYIKEDVGTVTLETTSEELEEFIATSEVGTGIVIDDNGRPIGLITTSSAVLSFLHSTRLLKGQLETILQTSNLGALMTDERGKIIFVNEKLSSMLKQTKEDLLSQQLERVIPNWESHSFEKDVHIRINIGSDYFVVRLSNYNKPTGSQGYIALFQNVSELENMAQELQTVKKWKSILQTVIENAYDGLVMINESSEVIFISPSLVELFELHGATIENSPIDKFLPHLELESALKTGVADISDFMEVKGINYIVHRIPVYQDEQLIGVIGKIVYRQLHEVRERFRRYEDIEKNLHVSTRKKETSRFTFKEILSQDAQMEKLMRSGIKAAKGRTTILIRGESGTGKELFAHAIHSSSSCGQGPFITVNCAAIPEHLLESEFFGYEEGAFTGAKQKGKMGKFDLANGGTLFLDEVGDMSLQLQAKLLRVLQEKEFYRVGGTERIDVNVRIIAATNRPLEEMVESGEFREDLFYRLNVISFEIPPLRKRKGDILLLSESFIEELNKENGTSIIGWDPVVQQAMMDYDWPGNIRELRNVWERAMIFAENGNVQLVDLPDYLLKKVGYDLLVDEEETVAENQSLLEKAEQIAIQKALLKSNGNKSKACKILGISRSVLYDKLKKYEQKATN; encoded by the coding sequence TTGAATTCTGTAAAAAAAGTCATGACTCCCATTGATGAGTGTCTATTCCCTAATAACACCTTAACTGAAGCAATTATGTTTATGAAAAAAACGAAATGGAATACTGTCCCTGTTACTAACCTAGAAGGTAAATTAATAGGTGTATTCACTCGAAGTGCTCTTTATCAAATGTTGTTATTACAAGTAGATCATTCTACTAAGATTGGAAATTATATTAAAGAGGATGTAGGAACGGTTACTCTTGAGACAACTTCAGAAGAATTAGAAGAGTTTATAGCGACTAGCGAAGTCGGAACAGGAATTGTTATTGATGATAATGGAAGACCAATAGGCCTAATTACAACCTCCTCGGCTGTTTTAAGTTTTTTACATAGTACCCGTCTCCTAAAAGGACAATTAGAAACAATTTTGCAAACTTCTAACCTAGGAGCATTGATGACTGATGAACGAGGAAAGATTATTTTCGTAAACGAAAAACTTAGTAGTATGCTTAAGCAAACGAAAGAAGATTTATTATCTCAACAATTAGAACGAGTTATTCCAAATTGGGAAAGCCATAGTTTTGAAAAAGATGTTCATATTCGTATCAATATAGGTTCTGATTATTTTGTTGTTCGGTTATCCAATTATAACAAACCAACAGGATCACAAGGTTATATTGCTCTTTTCCAAAATGTATCTGAATTGGAAAATATGGCTCAAGAATTACAAACCGTCAAGAAATGGAAAAGCATTTTACAAACTGTTATTGAAAACGCTTACGATGGGTTAGTTATGATAAATGAAAGTAGCGAAGTTATTTTTATAAGTCCGTCACTCGTCGAACTTTTTGAACTCCATGGAGCGACCATTGAGAATTCGCCAATTGATAAGTTTCTTCCACACCTTGAATTAGAATCAGCTTTAAAGACAGGTGTCGCCGATATTAGTGATTTCATGGAAGTGAAGGGGATCAATTATATCGTCCATCGTATTCCTGTTTATCAGGATGAGCAACTCATTGGGGTTATCGGGAAGATAGTCTATCGACAGTTACATGAAGTTCGCGAACGATTTAGGAGATATGAAGATATAGAAAAAAACCTACATGTTTCCACAAGAAAAAAAGAAACATCTAGATTTACGTTTAAAGAAATTCTTTCTCAAGATGCACAAATGGAAAAGTTAATGAGAAGTGGTATTAAAGCGGCAAAAGGTCGAACGACTATTTTAATTCGTGGTGAAAGTGGGACAGGGAAAGAATTGTTTGCCCACGCCATTCATAGTTCAAGCTCATGTGGGCAAGGCCCTTTTATAACGGTAAATTGTGCAGCGATACCAGAACATTTACTAGAGTCTGAATTTTTCGGGTATGAAGAAGGTGCATTTACAGGTGCAAAACAAAAAGGAAAGATGGGTAAGTTTGATTTAGCGAATGGTGGTACTTTATTTCTTGATGAAGTTGGTGATATGTCACTTCAACTTCAAGCAAAATTACTTCGTGTTTTACAAGAAAAAGAGTTTTATAGAGTTGGTGGGACAGAACGCATCGACGTTAATGTTCGTATTATTGCAGCAACGAATCGACCACTAGAAGAGATGGTTGAATCTGGAGAGTTTAGAGAAGATTTGTTTTATCGATTAAATGTTATCTCGTTTGAGATCCCGCCTCTTCGAAAAAGGAAGGGAGATATATTATTATTAAGCGAGTCATTTATCGAAGAATTAAATAAAGAAAATGGAACAAGTATTATTGGGTGGGACCCAGTTGTTCAACAAGCGATGATGGATTATGACTGGCCCGGGAATATACGCGAATTACGAAATGTGTGGGAAAGAGCAATGATATTCGCTGAAAATGGTAATGTTCAACTTGTAGACTTGCCAGATTATTTATTGAAAAAAGTGGGTTATGACCTATTAGTAGATGAAGAAGAAACTGTCGCAGAAAACCAATCTTTATTGGAAAAAGCAGAACAAATCGCAATACAAAAAGCATTATTAAAATCGAATGGGAACAAGAGTAAAGCGTGTAAGATATTAGGTATTAGCCGATCTGTGTTGTATGACAAATTAAAAAAATATGAACAAAAAGCAACCAATTAA
- a CDS encoding MFS transporter — protein sequence MYCRMETPSENIQYNISNSDKKKLISLLSILLLFSLMNSTMFMVSVPDIAYYFDLLPSQVSWVVTGYIILYSIGALLYGKLGDIYPIKNLLTIGICLFVVGSIFGFFSPNYLMVVISRMIQACGAAAVIAIVFVIPSRYFPNEKGRMLGIFSSTMAFGAGLGPVLGGFIAGFLDWHYIFLFSFVVIFTIPFIRTLLPKEEKKSGKPDVLGAILMALSVAFLMLFITTFNWVYLLLNISLGGLFFWWIFHYQFPLILPSMFKHSAYRTTVITSFFGTLIMFSNLFVLPLLLREVYGLSTVQIGLVMFPGALLGALVGRIAGGFTDRFGSQSVGYFAITLILLGSFLLSSFVGFAPWIISLVFSINFIAFPIFQTSMANAVSTILPDEQMGVGMGIYNLGNLISGAIGGAVLGRILDYSFVGVSLNPFMKSVGVVAVYSNIFIGMALLTVLIGLYFYYSNRRQQALLLREKVNCE from the coding sequence ATGTATTGTAGAATGGAGACTCCATCGGAAAATATTCAATACAACATATCAAATTCTGATAAAAAAAAGCTTATAAGCTTGCTAAGTATTTTACTCTTATTTTCGCTTATGAATTCGACAATGTTTATGGTTTCTGTACCAGATATCGCATATTACTTTGATCTCCTTCCTTCACAAGTAAGTTGGGTTGTTACTGGATATATTATTTTATATTCGATAGGTGCTTTATTATATGGAAAACTAGGTGACATCTATCCTATAAAAAATCTTTTAACGATTGGGATATGTTTATTTGTCGTAGGATCTATATTTGGTTTCTTTTCTCCCAATTATTTAATGGTTGTTATTTCAAGAATGATTCAAGCATGTGGTGCCGCGGCAGTTATTGCCATCGTATTTGTCATCCCATCTCGTTATTTTCCAAATGAAAAAGGTCGAATGCTAGGTATTTTTTCTTCAACAATGGCATTTGGTGCTGGCTTAGGCCCTGTATTAGGTGGATTTATTGCAGGCTTTTTAGATTGGCATTATATTTTTCTGTTTTCATTTGTAGTTATCTTTACAATTCCTTTTATCCGAACCTTATTACCAAAAGAAGAAAAGAAAAGCGGAAAGCCAGATGTACTTGGCGCTATTTTAATGGCTTTAAGCGTTGCTTTTTTAATGTTGTTTATAACTACTTTTAATTGGGTCTATTTACTGTTGAATATTAGTTTAGGTGGTTTATTTTTTTGGTGGATTTTTCATTACCAGTTCCCGTTAATTTTACCTTCAATGTTTAAGCATAGCGCATATAGAACGACGGTTATTACTAGTTTTTTTGGAACTTTAATTATGTTTAGCAATTTATTTGTACTTCCACTTTTATTAAGAGAGGTCTATGGACTGAGCACCGTTCAAATTGGTTTGGTAATGTTTCCAGGAGCTCTCCTTGGTGCGCTTGTCGGGCGTATTGCTGGAGGGTTTACGGATCGTTTTGGAAGTCAATCCGTCGGTTATTTTGCTATTACATTAATTTTATTAGGTTCCTTTCTTCTTTCCAGCTTTGTCGGTTTTGCTCCATGGATTATTAGTCTAGTGTTTAGCATTAACTTTATTGCTTTTCCAATCTTTCAAACATCTATGGCAAATGCTGTTTCAACCATTTTACCAGATGAACAAATGGGGGTTGGGATGGGAATTTATAATCTTGGAAATTTAATCTCTGGTGCGATAGGAGGAGCAGTTCTAGGGAGAATATTAGATTATTCTTTCGTTGGTGTTTCTCTTAATCCGTTTATGAAAAGTGTAGGCGTAGTAGCCGTCTATAGTAATATATTCATAGGGATGGCTCTATTAACGGTTTTAATCGGTCTTTATTTTTATTACTCAAATCGTAGACAACAAGCATTATTGTTAAGAGAAAAAGTAAACTGTGAATAA